The Deltaproteobacteria bacterium genome includes the window TGGCTCGAGAAAAACGTAGGTCTGAGTGAACCCATCGGAGAGGTGAATATGGATCGATTCAACATGATGGGTGGATCCATTTCTCTGGGTCATCCTTTCGGCGCAACGGGGGCGCGCATGATCACGACGTGCGCGAATCAACTGCCCCGGGTGGGCGGAACATACGGTTTGCTGACCGCCTGCGCTGCAAACGGTACGGGCGGGGCCATGATGTTGGAACGAGCGAGTTGAACAAGGGCATAGGAATAGACGGAGGAGAAACCGTATGAGCGATCAGAGAATCATCACAATGGAAAAAGACGGGCAAGGTGTTGCGGTGCTGAATTACGACGTGCCGGGCGCACCTATGAATACGCTGAACGGTCAGGCCGAGAAGGAATTGCTGGATTGCGTCGAGAAAATATCCTCGGATCCTGAAATAAAGGTAGCCGTTCTTTTCGGAAAACCGACTAATTTTCTGGCCGGCGCGGATATCACCATGATCCGTGGTGTTACGGAAGAAGAACAGGCCTACCAGATGTCACGGCGGACCCAGGCCGCCTTCGAGAAGATCGAGAAGTTGGGAAAACCGATCATCGCGGCCATCCACGGCCCGGCCCTGGGAGGCGGACTCGAACTCGCCATGGCGTGCCACTACCGTATAGTGACCAAGTCTCCCAAGACCATCCTGGGGCTGCCCGAGGTGAAACTGGGGCTCCTGCCCGGAGGAGGAGGCACCCAGAGGTTGCCCAGGTTGGTGCCGCTCCAGGAAGCAATGGACGCCATTCTAACCGGAAAGAACATCGCCGCCGACGAGGCGGTAAGCCTTGGGCTGGCGGACGAAATCGTCTTGCCTTATCAACTCAAGGAAAAGGCCATGGAACGGGCCCGGCAGATCGCGAAGGGCGTGTTTTCCATCCAGCGGAAACGGCTGGCTTTGCCCCCGGCAAAGATGATGCCGGCCCTGTACGAGCAAGCCAAAGGCACGATCCTCAAGAAGACCAAAGGCGTGCTGCCCGCGCCTCTGGAGATTCTAGAGAGCGTGTACATGGGCATTACGCAAGGCCTGGAAGCGGGCTATGAAGAGGAAGCGAAGCGGTTTGGAAAGCTGGCGGTATCCAAGGAGGCCTCTTCCCTGATCCATCTGTTCTTTGCGGACACGGCGGCAAAAAAGGACATGGGCGCCGCAAAAGGGGTCAAACCGGCGCCGGTCAAGAAGATCGGAGTCCTGGGAGCCGGCATTATGGGGCACGGCATAGCAGCCGTCAAGGCGGACGCCGACTATATGGTCCGAATGAAAGACCGCGACCTGCAAGCCGCGGGACTAGGACTCAAGGCGGCTTCCAAAGTGCTCCAAGGCAAATGGATGAACCGGCCCCGGGGCGAATTCGAGTACAGGCGTCGTTTCGACCTGATCAGCGTGACGGACGATTACAGCGGATTCAAGGCCATCGATATGTGCATCGAGGCCGTCTTCGAGGACGTTGGTTTGAAGCACCGGATCATCAAAGATGTGGAAGCTGTAATGCCCGAGAGAGCGATATTTGCCTCGAACACCTCGGCCATTCCCATTACCCGCCTGGCCGAGGCTTCCGTACGCAAGGAGAACTTCCTCGGAATGCACTATTTCTCGCCGGTTCACCTCATGCCCTTGATCGAGATCATCGCGACCAAGCACACGTCCAAACAAGCTCTGGCGACGGCGTACGATCTATGCGTGAAGTGCAAGAAGACCCCGATCATTGTGAACGACGGGGTCGGCTTCTACACTTCCCGGGTCATTTCCCGCTACCTCCAGGAAGCCATGTTCATGCTGGACGAAGGGGCTAAAATCGAGGACATCGATCAGACGGCGGTCAAAACGGGCTTTCCCGTCGGTCCCGTTATTGTCAGCGACGAAGTGGGATTGGACACCGCTGTAAAGGTGGGGAAAGTACTTGAGGAAGTGTTTTCGAACCGCTTCACCCCCTCGGCCATCTTGAGCAAGGTGGTGGGGGATGGAAGATACGGGCGGAAAAACGAGAAGGGATTCTACGAATACAAGGCTGGCAAGAAGATCGGCCCCGATGCGACGGTCTACGACTTCACGGAGGCCGGACGAAGCCGGACTGCCGTGACTCCCAAAGAGATTGCCGACCGGCTCTTGCTGGCCTTCTGCCTCGAGTCCACTCTCTGCCTCGAGGAAAACGTCCTCCGCAATCCGCGAGACGGTGATGTGGGAGGCGTCATGGGAATCGGCTTCCCCGCCAATCTAGGCGGTCCTTTCCATTACATGGACGCCAGGGGCATCCAGGATGTGGTGGACAGCCTCGGTCGCCTCGAGGAGCGATTCGGAGCTCGATTCGCGGTACCGCAGAGCCTGAAAGACATGACGTCTGCAGGGAAAAAGTTCTTCCCGGAGGAATAACAAAGTGCGCGGTGGAGCGCTGCAAACCGGCGGCGTTCGTCCGTAGAGGCCCCCCCTCACACTCCCCTCTCCCCCGCCGGGGGAGAGGGAATCAGTTCTGTGATCCGGCGGCTAGGATGGTTCTATCTCCTCTGTTTTCGAGATGGATAATCTCCCTCTCACTTTAGAAGAGGGCCGGTATGAGGGATCTGTCGGCGCGCCCGGCGCACCTCGCATTGGCGAGCGCAAGTTGGGTTGAGAATCGAAACTGAACAAGTGCGGTTAAAACAGCATGCCCACTCCTTTTGGGGAGGTGATGTCTATGGTCTGAAGTCCTTCGTTGCTCCTTCGTGACATCTCTCGCGCGTTTTGAAGACGTATGGGCGAAAAACAGCAAGGCTGCCATATGAAACCGCTCACGGAAGCAGTAGCTTGACGGGGCTTTGAATTTGGAGCCGAGACGGTTGCTCCCAAGGCGCCGCTACCCCGGCCCAGAGGATTCTCCGGGGATGTGTTTGTTTCATTCCCTGATCGGGTACCTCTGAATCCGGTTAGAGGCAGGCCTTGGGAAGACACGCCGGGATTGGATAAGAGATGGAAACGAGTACCCCCCTCTTTGTTACCCTTCAAGCGACTGACCGATCGCCGCACGAAAAGAATGCGGGAATAAGGACGCCGGATTGCGCCGGCTCTCTGAAACGCCATGACCGGAACCAATTCTTTGTTGAGCAAAAGAACCAAGAGAAATCGAAAGTGCAAAGCGGCCGACACGACATGGAGAAGAAGCCGAACGTTGTGAGGACCCAAGCCTCACGGATACGGCCCGGTTCAACTTGTCGGGTCGTGGGCCGACTACGGCGTTGTGGGGTCGCGGACTTTCGAAGGATGAAGTGTCCGTTTTTCTGGCCCACTAAAATCCTGACTTACTAAACAAAGTAGGAGGGCACATGGGATCGTTAGTATGGGGACCGCAGATCTTGGTGCGGGCATTGATGGAGGAAGGCATCCACGTCAATTTCGGCATCACCGGCGGTCATATGAACAGTTTCGACGACTACTGGTGTATGTATGGGAACCGTCTAGTCCACTGCCGCCACGAGGCCTCCGCGGGTTACGCAGCGGAGGCGTACGCCAAGGTGACGGGCAAGATCGGACTCGTTCAAGCTACGGTGGGGCCCGGCACGGCCAACCTGGTTCCTGCGGTGAACCAGGCGGCGTTGAGCAACACGCCTATGATCTGTATGTTGGGTCAGACCATCCTTTCCGACAAGGAACGGTATGCTTTTCAACATCTGGACGGTACTTCCATATACAAGGTGTTCTGCAAATGGGCCAAGTTCGTGGACGATCCATCCACGTTCTCGTACTGGATTCGGAAAGCGGCCCGGGAATGCACGGCCTATCCTCCCTCCCCCGTCGCGCTCGAGATCGCTCTTAATTTCATCGAGTTCGCGCCGCAGGCCTTGATGGATCCGGCTTTTCAGGTGAACTATCGACCGGAGATGAGGCATCGCAGCCCGGAGGCATTGCCCCAGCCGGCGCCCAGCGACAGCGAGATCGACAGCATCGTCGGATGGCTTCTGGAAGCGGAGCGGCCTCTGGTGGTGGTCGGGCACGGGGGAAGATGGCCGGACTGCGGAGCGGCCCTGAAAGAATTCACGGAACTTACCAACATCCCCA containing:
- a CDS encoding enoyl-CoA hydratase/isomerase family protein; its protein translation is MSDQRIITMEKDGQGVAVLNYDVPGAPMNTLNGQAEKELLDCVEKISSDPEIKVAVLFGKPTNFLAGADITMIRGVTEEEQAYQMSRRTQAAFEKIEKLGKPIIAAIHGPALGGGLELAMACHYRIVTKSPKTILGLPEVKLGLLPGGGGTQRLPRLVPLQEAMDAILTGKNIAADEAVSLGLADEIVLPYQLKEKAMERARQIAKGVFSIQRKRLALPPAKMMPALYEQAKGTILKKTKGVLPAPLEILESVYMGITQGLEAGYEEEAKRFGKLAVSKEASSLIHLFFADTAAKKDMGAAKGVKPAPVKKIGVLGAGIMGHGIAAVKADADYMVRMKDRDLQAAGLGLKAASKVLQGKWMNRPRGEFEYRRRFDLISVTDDYSGFKAIDMCIEAVFEDVGLKHRIIKDVEAVMPERAIFASNTSAIPITRLAEASVRKENFLGMHYFSPVHLMPLIEIIATKHTSKQALATAYDLCVKCKKTPIIVNDGVGFYTSRVISRYLQEAMFMLDEGAKIEDIDQTAVKTGFPVGPVIVSDEVGLDTAVKVGKVLEEVFSNRFTPSAILSKVVGDGRYGRKNEKGFYEYKAGKKIGPDATVYDFTEAGRSRTAVTPKEIADRLLLAFCLESTLCLEENVLRNPRDGDVGGVMGIGFPANLGGPFHYMDARGIQDVVDSLGRLEERFGARFAVPQSLKDMTSAGKKFFPEE